In Candidatus Defluviibacterium haderslevense, the following are encoded in one genomic region:
- a CDS encoding PKD domain-containing protein codes for MKRSITFLFPFFLILLCSFKLETFQWAYDAHYKIISNNNCESYKCQSSSPLLIPNFKFYFGGANADYFTKVITFGGDYYAIGNSTGRASLTRISNAGNVMWTRELSITSAWNDLIITTNNEILLVGINGNYDNNAKSLIGTCTLSGIMNVKSYNYSNRESLTKIYLNPNPENPSFPYYIIGVSNSGGSSLDDILIINANSIGAINWSKNIYNPSQDFEFYRDISIQSNTGDMVIIGNNLGKAALVQINKSGTVINGVEYNENMRFNTIVSNSNPIVGYSHLLGGSNNATTVAQLMKVNGLSTILYNYKVDSLDAITKIIPKPGGGYYALGRGTIRGANRSVVLSLSEVGNSLTLDWSKTLSDNSSLYNFGYIGLMNTTQIAFTEGRQNAINGFGSTDGFISIDNLDFENCLTLKLNLKLSPLNSTNTTFFPSTNNLATPTPSILNANSPTYNQKNVCAFVCNVRFEIQPGNCGIIQFFPSTNQTGTLSYCWDFGDNPPCGSVIQNPIHQYQNNGSYTVCVTIKDGVNSCEDCKIINVSSVDNQAPNLNCPQDITISCKQSILPIVTGNPFVSDNLDPSPVISYTDQIVSSSPCDTSIKRTWLVIDRCNNKKSCTQFIAKKDNIKPNIICPADITIDCQFVPSTLLTGNATASDDCQSQIIISYTDQISYTKPCGSIIKRTFTAEDICGNKSTCVQKITKRDIEKPKIQCPKDITIKCEEDPLPALTGSPSATDNCQSILAFKYSDITNPDDPCNIKITRTWTASDSCGNTSSCNQIIIKKDLLPPAIQNCGRSFTVPGLSVGTDCSAFVNIISPTATDNCNSITLTNNVTNTSNATATYPSGTTIITWTATDMCGNKAICMDTVIILPCGCGDTCATSSLIINTGYDPYSSAVLPINSASSAWTLVASPDAGLSLPLPSTVILPFPSWHSQPSSQWISAYSMSSLNQNNPFPENPYSFQNCFCICRDSSQVTIYLSVLVDNVVDINLYQGSTLICPLLNISSSSTSAFRLPADVTTKTLILNAGTYCIRADLRNLSGVAMGLNIVGSISGAGLLASTCCEETNFLMGQKFIDENCNGIQDPSDLPGEGWTIQLKDNLDHVIATTITDDLGFYNFPNVPIGSYKVCEVQQAGFTNSFPALGYYIVDVTNNYSVINQLNFGNCITDTCCVNSNALEASVNQELIITRDSCRLCISHPGLTSCQQLIIDWGDMQESGPLTVAPNECHSYSQSGDYNICLTFEELDPNGLVCFSKDTCFNVCIECGVCTEKEFSLNWFKGFGHSSYPGNPSEPAIANVSDFYIDADATHYFTTGHYQGIASTNLPDFPGTAVAPNVTDCFVNKYELDGALVWSFSITGDQLDQGLVIKKSPSTNEFFVAGIFNSSSITFPSSIMPYNTTLIRKGNGTNVFLAKYLDLGTTVQLLWSLNMGNDQRMQISDLDIDNSGNPVIIGVFTNEINFDPITNTIGAVNNNRVEDFYLAKYDKAIGNLIWVKTLSSATTSGGAYPLGVSIDPNIDSIYVVGQFSNSVDFDNNALLELTGGPIGATAPFVAKFNTDGLCSWAYPIINPTLFSSCMSCDQGEASDIEAYNDGFIIGLNSIQFGSNYEFNPRGTPTPILNPPGLVKSYVARYNSNGELTCIPKYLDKGNRIKEVSVDPSGFAYLCGGTSVNGSNQEYEFVNAFIAKVDLDCNIKSFSIDGNKNDDAWSIVPSPNSFAVIGRTGSTDFNADPLRDATNNYSANNSSDIFIAKYSCICPADTVSSCCENISIEAIAVSTVDSTCCYTTNFTNNLGFNIIHADVHLLTAGWSFSNLIPSSGINLFAITATSFTIYPLGISIPSGITNDFLKFCLTGSAVAPTTQQIVFSWYEALPNGGKRIVCMDTITTNCAPIRPKGCMQIVESSVICNPEDPNEYCLKFKVKNESTEPAIGISLDILSAGYGMHDCAGTGFNDPYSITFGSVLNPGATSSVQCVKIYANIPVLTPTTICIQNALLLSNRGTCLDTNEFCILLEPCPCGYSCCINNPPHHFDDLPLGNLVNHTQIGWHPFSGLPTIIFGGCNNTSQSLLLYAGTRGLMSSSVEYYFSGVVGPDVIFKKGVTYCMKFCAKLNPVDYTTIGQLLVYTENEPINTSILLTSNNNWIEYTLTFTPTSDAYSLFFKNASAAPLDYGPSIQIDEICFQEPIPIFNDVTPPIFDCPLSESTNVVDSDCSYNYTIPNIPVTDDNGVESIMCNLDGHVVNIGSIYNLTQGVHQILFTAIDYCGNTAQCSYEIIIHCESCPCPNGNSGPNIVVNGDFEDGNVGFNSDYVFIPSPTSIIPGQYGIRNSFQLYNGSWSCQDHTNGDPLGNFLIADGPSPANAVWYQTYSLTDGEAFSFCFFANNLVRPNLNSVDPVILVRVNGLTVFGPQAIPEFPDTWIPITFQFVAGSNPSTISIFNVAVSGYADLAIDDISLSSCAIVKDTCECKSISNIVFGNPEFNRQASCNQTKPIEIPCPINELSFNVTGQLNCSDNCKNIVKYIIRDASGGTVQQGSATPSSPNFFGINGLVFTLFNPGALYTIEFIGICGMDSCICNIPFFIVPCNDCCKDKATFAALVESAISLTFDDKICKAKINISGLPQECNIEVVSVKWGDGSVSTGSYGNGDMIMHTYAPANVSYLIFIDVVEYDDNGKICNSYTLRKIVTPICEDCCNDKDYKKFKSLINQGFNLVVNDCEVTVTAPQFGKCFYFGSVPDFGDGPVPPTLVTNPSGTWTHTYNHNGTYNICVNVFAYDDGDTNNICWVKQMCTPVKVDACDSICRCNGFTNLSFHWDKTNNIPVKCNETATLICPPMDCAWSFTGELNCKGDCKSNNLDWKLVNQSTLILVASGTTMTYPNFGIYIPQHIVAIGGNYQLILTGHCDQNNCPCVINLILPGCTDPCPCDPQDLINDVNAGIDIITTLPNCTVCFQPKQLQDCDMVNWYLISNPNTPFATSLGNQTICHKFTNGGNHKIKMQVIRKKSGGQICDDFEKLITINVNCFGSPNKKDEISSCNIGTQLRAGILGDDGYSDLWSSISGEPKLINDPGKTNSWYLKLAGNLNRSDAIYTSSPICLESDDVELRLKYRIPFAENLKHGSKIKICLSSDPINKFINKNPFANMNLFNVANFKIPEHIGEWIEYSTSVNLSRWKNELKCLSFEGKQGYVIIYVENEIGNNLRNSLTELEITDICIDQSTIETSTNEDTKYQFTVFPNPTQSEFIFSQSSDQKLRTELFIYNQMGQLVDQFQLTSTQHNLNFGKNYISGFYILKTKMGNKTHYTKLIKQSH; via the coding sequence ATGAAACGAAGTATTACTTTTCTTTTTCCCTTCTTCTTAATCTTGTTATGTTCCTTTAAATTAGAAACATTTCAATGGGCTTATGATGCCCATTATAAGATCATTAGCAATAACAATTGTGAATCTTATAAATGTCAATCATCAAGCCCACTATTAATACCGAATTTTAAATTTTATTTCGGAGGTGCGAATGCTGATTATTTTACTAAAGTAATTACATTTGGAGGTGATTATTATGCTATTGGTAATTCTACTGGAAGAGCCTCTCTTACTAGGATTTCAAACGCAGGAAATGTAATGTGGACTCGGGAATTAAGCATCACTTCAGCATGGAATGACTTGATCATAACAACTAACAATGAAATATTACTTGTTGGCATCAATGGTAATTACGATAATAATGCTAAAAGTTTGATTGGAACTTGTACATTAAGCGGAATTATGAATGTAAAGTCATATAATTATTCCAATAGAGAATCTTTAACAAAAATATATTTAAATCCCAATCCTGAAAATCCATCTTTCCCTTATTATATTATTGGTGTGTCTAATTCAGGGGGTTCTTCTCTGGATGATATTCTGATCATTAATGCAAATTCAATTGGAGCAATAAATTGGTCAAAAAACATTTATAATCCAAGTCAAGATTTTGAATTCTACAGAGATATCTCCATTCAAAGCAATACCGGTGATATGGTAATAATAGGTAACAATTTAGGTAAAGCTGCTTTGGTGCAAATAAATAAATCCGGCACAGTAATCAATGGTGTAGAATATAATGAAAACATGCGTTTCAATACTATTGTATCCAATTCAAATCCTATAGTAGGATATAGCCACTTATTGGGAGGTTCTAATAATGCTACTACAGTAGCCCAACTCATGAAAGTAAATGGCTTGAGTACCATCCTTTACAATTATAAGGTCGATAGCCTCGATGCGATTACTAAAATAATCCCTAAACCGGGCGGAGGCTATTATGCCTTAGGTCGTGGAACCATTCGCGGTGCGAACAGATCTGTAGTTCTTTCATTATCTGAAGTCGGAAATTCATTAACATTAGATTGGTCAAAAACCCTTTCTGATAATTCTTCCCTTTATAATTTTGGATATATAGGATTAATGAATACTACTCAAATCGCCTTTACGGAAGGCCGCCAGAATGCCATCAATGGATTCGGAAGTACTGATGGATTCATTTCTATTGACAATCTTGATTTTGAAAATTGCTTGACGCTCAAACTAAATTTAAAACTCAGCCCTCTTAATTCAACGAACACCACATTCTTTCCAAGCACCAATAATCTTGCAACTCCAACTCCATCCATATTAAATGCAAATTCACCTACATACAATCAAAAAAATGTTTGTGCTTTTGTTTGTAATGTTCGTTTTGAAATTCAACCAGGCAATTGCGGAATTATCCAGTTCTTTCCTTCTACCAATCAAACTGGAACCCTAAGTTACTGTTGGGATTTTGGGGATAATCCACCTTGTGGTAGTGTCATTCAAAATCCTATTCATCAATATCAAAACAATGGTAGTTACACCGTTTGTGTGACCATTAAGGATGGTGTGAATTCTTGCGAAGATTGTAAAATTATAAATGTTTCGAGCGTAGACAACCAAGCTCCAAACTTAAATTGTCCTCAGGATATTACCATTTCATGTAAGCAGTCCATCTTGCCGATAGTGACTGGTAATCCATTCGTTTCAGATAATTTGGATCCATCCCCAGTCATTAGTTACACAGATCAAATCGTGAGTTCTTCTCCTTGTGACACTAGTATAAAAAGAACATGGCTGGTCATAGATCGGTGCAACAATAAAAAATCCTGTACACAATTCATTGCTAAAAAAGACAATATAAAACCAAATATAATTTGCCCCGCAGATATTACTATAGATTGCCAATTTGTTCCATCAACCTTACTAACAGGAAACGCTACCGCATCAGATGATTGTCAATCACAAATTATTATATCATATACGGATCAAATATCCTACACCAAACCATGTGGTTCAATAATTAAAAGAACTTTTACAGCAGAAGATATTTGCGGCAATAAATCCACTTGTGTTCAGAAAATAACTAAACGAGATATTGAAAAACCTAAAATTCAATGTCCGAAAGATATTACCATTAAATGCGAAGAAGACCCGCTTCCTGCACTTACAGGTTCTCCGAGTGCTACAGATAATTGCCAATCGATACTTGCTTTCAAATACTCAGATATCACAAACCCAGATGATCCATGCAATATTAAAATCACTAGAACCTGGACTGCATCAGACAGTTGTGGAAATACTTCTTCCTGTAATCAAATCATTATTAAGAAAGATTTATTACCGCCAGCTATACAAAATTGTGGAAGATCATTCACAGTACCTGGACTTTCTGTGGGTACTGATTGTTCTGCATTTGTGAATATCATTTCACCTACGGCGACTGATAATTGTAATTCAATTACACTCACTAATAATGTCACCAATACATCCAATGCTACAGCAACATATCCTTCTGGTACAACAATCATCACTTGGACAGCAACAGATATGTGTGGAAACAAGGCAATATGCATGGATACTGTAATTATTTTGCCATGTGGATGTGGTGATACTTGTGCCACCTCCTCACTGATTATAAACACTGGATATGATCCGTATTCTTCAGCAGTTCTTCCTATTAATTCGGCTTCAAGCGCTTGGACTTTAGTTGCATCACCTGATGCTGGCCTCTCATTACCCTTGCCATCTACCGTAATTCTACCATTTCCATCATGGCATTCACAACCAAGCTCACAATGGATTTCTGCCTATTCAATGTCTAGTTTAAATCAAAATAATCCTTTTCCCGAAAATCCTTACTCCTTTCAAAATTGTTTTTGTATTTGTAGAGACTCCTCTCAGGTTACCATTTATTTGAGTGTGCTAGTTGATAACGTAGTTGATATCAACTTATACCAAGGAAGTACATTAATATGTCCTTTATTAAACATTTCTAGTAGCAGCACATCTGCGTTTCGACTTCCCGCTGATGTAACAACGAAAACTTTAATTTTAAATGCTGGTACATATTGCATTCGAGCAGATCTTAGAAATCTAAGTGGTGTTGCCATGGGATTAAATATTGTTGGAAGTATATCAGGCGCAGGTCTCTTGGCTTCCACATGTTGCGAAGAAACTAATTTCTTAATGGGGCAAAAATTTATTGACGAAAATTGCAATGGAATTCAAGATCCTTCTGATCTACCAGGTGAAGGCTGGACTATACAATTGAAAGATAATCTCGACCATGTGATTGCAACGACCATTACAGATGATTTAGGTTTTTACAATTTTCCAAATGTCCCTATCGGATCATATAAAGTCTGTGAAGTTCAACAGGCAGGATTCACCAACAGTTTTCCAGCTTTAGGTTATTACATAGTTGATGTTACTAACAATTATAGTGTAATCAATCAACTAAATTTTGGAAACTGTATAACTGATACTTGCTGTGTAAATAGCAATGCCTTAGAAGCTTCAGTTAATCAAGAGTTGATCATAACCAGAGATTCATGCCGGTTGTGTATTAGTCATCCGGGACTAACCAGCTGTCAGCAATTAATTATTGATTGGGGTGATATGCAAGAAAGTGGACCTTTAACGGTTGCTCCGAATGAATGTCACAGTTATTCACAATCTGGAGACTACAATATCTGTCTAACGTTTGAAGAACTGGATCCTAATGGCCTTGTTTGTTTTTCAAAAGATACTTGTTTTAATGTATGCATTGAATGCGGTGTCTGCACAGAAAAAGAATTTTCTTTAAATTGGTTTAAAGGATTTGGTCATTCCAGCTATCCAGGAAATCCTTCAGAACCTGCAATTGCTAATGTGTCTGACTTTTATATTGATGCTGACGCTACACATTATTTTACTACAGGGCATTATCAAGGAATTGCGAGTACGAACCTTCCTGATTTTCCTGGAACAGCTGTTGCACCAAATGTTACAGATTGTTTCGTAAATAAATACGAATTAGATGGTGCTTTGGTTTGGAGTTTTTCAATAACAGGTGATCAATTAGATCAAGGCCTTGTTATAAAAAAGAGTCCTAGCACAAATGAATTTTTTGTAGCTGGAATATTTAATAGTTCAAGTATTACTTTCCCATCAAGCATAATGCCCTATAACACAACATTAATAAGAAAGGGCAATGGGACTAATGTATTCTTGGCTAAGTATTTAGATTTGGGTACAACTGTACAATTGTTATGGTCATTAAACATGGGTAATGATCAAAGAATGCAGATATCTGATTTGGATATTGACAATTCTGGCAATCCAGTAATTATTGGTGTATTTACAAATGAAATTAATTTTGATCCTATTACCAATACTATTGGAGCAGTTAATAATAATAGAGTTGAAGATTTTTATTTAGCTAAATATGATAAAGCAATTGGTAACCTTATATGGGTCAAAACCCTTAGTAGTGCTACAACCTCTGGAGGAGCATACCCTTTAGGTGTTAGCATTGACCCTAATATAGATAGTATTTATGTCGTAGGTCAGTTTTCCAATAGTGTAGATTTTGACAATAATGCTTTATTAGAATTAACAGGTGGTCCGATCGGAGCTACAGCACCTTTTGTAGCAAAATTTAACACTGACGGATTATGTAGCTGGGCGTACCCAATAATTAACCCAACTTTATTTTCATCTTGTATGAGTTGTGACCAGGGTGAGGCTTCAGATATAGAGGCATATAATGATGGTTTCATCATAGGTTTAAACAGCATTCAATTTGGTAGTAATTATGAATTCAACCCTCGTGGAACCCCAACACCAATACTAAATCCACCAGGATTGGTTAAATCTTATGTTGCTAGATACAATTCTAATGGTGAATTAACTTGTATACCTAAATATTTAGATAAAGGTAACAGAATCAAAGAAGTTTCTGTAGATCCGAGCGGATTTGCTTATTTATGTGGTGGTACATCAGTTAATGGTAGTAATCAAGAATATGAATTTGTAAATGCTTTTATAGCAAAAGTAGATCTCGATTGTAATATTAAATCTTTTTCAATTGACGGAAATAAAAATGACGATGCTTGGTCCATAGTTCCAAGTCCAAATAGTTTTGCAGTTATTGGAAGAACCGGATCAACAGATTTTAATGCAGATCCACTTCGTGATGCTACAAATAATTATTCAGCTAATAATTCCTCGGATATTTTCATTGCAAAATATTCTTGTATTTGTCCTGCTGATACCGTTAGTTCATGTTGCGAAAATATTTCCATTGAAGCAATTGCTGTTTCAACAGTAGATAGTACTTGTTGTTACACCACTAATTTTACCAATAATTTGGGCTTCAATATTATTCATGCTGATGTTCATTTATTAACTGCTGGTTGGAGTTTTTCTAATTTAATTCCTTCAAGTGGAATAAATCTTTTTGCAATAACAGCTACTAGTTTTACAATTTATCCTCTTGGAATTTCTATACCAAGCGGAATAACCAACGATTTTTTGAAGTTCTGTTTAACTGGATCAGCAGTTGCACCAACAACGCAACAAATAGTTTTTAGTTGGTATGAAGCGCTGCCTAATGGTGGTAAACGAATTGTTTGTATGGATACAATAACTACTAATTGTGCTCCGATTCGACCAAAAGGATGTATGCAAATTGTTGAGTCAAGTGTTATTTGTAATCCAGAAGATCCAAATGAATATTGCCTAAAATTTAAAGTAAAAAATGAAAGCACCGAACCTGCTATCGGTATCAGTTTAGATATACTTAGTGCAGGATATGGCATGCATGATTGTGCAGGCACAGGATTTAATGATCCTTATAGTATCACGTTTGGATCTGTATTAAATCCTGGAGCAACTAGCTCGGTGCAATGTGTAAAAATATACGCTAATATTCCTGTTTTAACTCCGACTACCATCTGCATCCAAAATGCTCTTTTGCTCAGTAATCGTGGGACTTGTCTTGATACTAATGAGTTTTGTATTCTTTTAGAGCCTTGCCCATGTGGTTATAGTTGTTGCATTAATAATCCTCCACACCACTTCGATGATTTACCTTTAGGCAACTTAGTCAATCATACACAAATTGGTTGGCATCCATTTAGTGGTTTACCTACTATAATATTTGGCGGCTGCAATAACACATCTCAAAGTCTTCTTCTTTACGCTGGAACAAGAGGACTAATGAGTTCATCTGTTGAATATTATTTTAGTGGTGTTGTCGGACCTGATGTCATTTTCAAAAAAGGAGTGACTTATTGTATGAAATTTTGTGCGAAATTAAATCCAGTCGATTACACTACCATTGGTCAATTATTGGTCTATACCGAAAATGAACCCATCAATACTTCGATTCTTCTCACTTCCAATAATAATTGGATAGAATATACATTAACGTTCACACCCACAAGCGATGCCTATTCCCTATTTTTCAAAAACGCATCAGCAGCACCATTAGATTACGGACCATCCATTCAAATTGATGAAATTTGTTTTCAAGAACCCATTCCAATATTCAATGATGTCACCCCACCTATATTTGATTGTCCGTTATCAGAATCTACAAATGTTGTAGATAGTGACTGTTCATACAATTACACTATTCCTAACATTCCTGTAACCGATGATAATGGTGTCGAATCTATAATGTGTAATTTAGATGGTCATGTAGTAAACATCGGTTCAATATACAACTTGACACAAGGTGTACATCAAATACTATTTACTGCCATAGATTATTGTGGCAATACTGCTCAATGTAGCTATGAAATAATTATTCACTGCGAATCTTGTCCTTGTCCTAACGGAAATTCTGGACCAAACATAGTCGTTAATGGTGATTTTGAAGATGGCAATGTTGGTTTTAACTCTGATTATGTTTTTATTCCATCTCCCACATCCATCATTCCAGGACAATATGGTATTCGCAATTCATTTCAATTGTATAATGGATCGTGGTCTTGTCAAGATCATACCAATGGAGATCCTCTAGGTAACTTTCTCATAGCAGATGGTCCAAGTCCAGCAAATGCAGTTTGGTATCAAACCTATTCGCTTACTGATGGCGAAGCATTTTCTTTTTGTTTTTTTGCTAACAATTTGGTTAGACCAAATTTAAACAGTGTTGATCCAGTAATTTTAGTTCGTGTAAATGGGCTTACTGTTTTTGGTCCCCAAGCCATCCCTGAATTTCCTGATACTTGGATTCCAATTACATTTCAATTTGTTGCAGGATCCAATCCGTCTACAATATCAATATTTAATGTTGCAGTTTCAGGTTATGCTGATTTGGCAATAGATGATATAAGTCTGAGCTCTTGTGCGATTGTCAAAGACACCTGTGAATGCAAATCCATCTCAAACATAGTATTTGGCAATCCAGAATTCAATCGACAAGCATCTTGCAATCAAACAAAACCAATTGAAATTCCATGTCCTATTAATGAACTTTCGTTCAATGTGACAGGCCAACTTAATTGCTCTGACAATTGTAAAAACATTGTGAAGTATATTATTAGAGATGCCTCTGGTGGCACAGTGCAACAAGGTTCTGCAACTCCAAGTTCTCCAAATTTCTTTGGTATAAATGGACTTGTATTTACATTATTCAATCCTGGCGCACTTTACACAATTGAATTTATTGGTATTTGCGGTATGGATTCCTGTATCTGTAATATTCCATTTTTTATAGTCCCATGTAATGACTGTTGTAAAGATAAAGCCACGTTTGCAGCACTTGTAGAATCAGCTATTTCATTAACATTCGATGACAAAATATGTAAAGCTAAAATAAACATTAGCGGATTACCTCAAGAATGCAATATTGAAGTAGTATCTGTTAAATGGGGTGATGGATCAGTGAGCACCGGTTCATATGGAAATGGCGATATGATCATGCATACCTATGCCCCAGCCAATGTGAGTTATCTCATTTTTATAGACGTCGTTGAGTATGATGACAATGGAAAAATTTGCAATAGTTACACTTTAAGAAAAATTGTCACGCCAATATGTGAAGATTGTTGTAATGACAAAGATTACAAAAAATTTAAATCACTCATCAATCAAGGCTTTAATTTAGTCGTAAATGATTGTGAAGTTACTGTTACCGCACCTCAATTTGGAAAATGTTTTTACTTTGGATCAGTACCAGATTTTGGTGATGGACCTGTTCCACCTACTCTTGTAACAAATCCTTCAGGAACATGGACACACACCTACAATCATAACGGCACATACAATATTTGTGTTAATGTCTTTGCATACGATGATGGAGATACAAATAATATTTGTTGGGTCAAACAAATGTGCACGCCAGTAAAAGTAGATGCATGTGATAGTATATGTAGATGCAATGGCTTTACCAATTTAAGTTTCCATTGGGATAAAACCAATAATATTCCTGTTAAGTGTAATGAAACAGCAACCTTGATTTGCCCTCCGATGGATTGTGCTTGGAGCTTTACAGGTGAACTCAATTGCAAAGGAGATTGCAAATCAAATAATCTGGATTGGAAATTAGTGAATCAATCTACACTTATACTTGTCGCATCTGGTACAACGATGACCTATCCTAATTTTGGCATTTACATTCCACAACACATCGTCGCCATCGGAGGAAATTATCAATTAATACTAACTGGTCATTGTGATCAAAATAATTGCCCTTGTGTAATCAATCTCATACTGCCAGGATGCACAGATCCTTGTCCATGTGATCCACAAGATTTAATCAATGATGTGAATGCAGGAATTGATATTATAACTACTTTGCCAAATTGTACAGTTTGTTTTCAACCTAAACAATTACAAGATTGCGATATGGTCAATTGGTATTTAATTTCAAATCCGAATACACCATTTGCAACAAGTCTTGGCAATCAAACGATTTGCCATAAATTCACAAATGGAGGTAATCATAAAATAAAAATGCAAGTGATTCGTAAAAAATCTGGTGGTCAGATTTGTGATGACTTTGAAAAATTAATCACAATCAATGTAAATTGTTTTGGGTCTCCAAATAAAAAGGATGAAATTTCTTCTTGCAATATTGGAACTCAATTACGAGCAGGTATTCTTGGAGATGATGGCTATTCCGACTTGTGGTCATCCATCTCTGGCGAACCAAAATTAATAAATGATCCAGGTAAAACCAATTCATGGTATTTAAAATTGGCAGGAAATTTAAATAGATCGGATGCGATATACACTTCGTCACCTATATGTTTGGAATCAGATGATGTTGAACTCAGATTAAAATACAGAATACCGTTTGCAGAAAATCTTAAACACGGCTCCAAAATAAAGATTTGCTTAAGTTCTGACCCTATCAACAAATTTATCAATAAGAATCCATTTGCTAATATGAATCTATTTAATGTAGCCAATTTCAAAATTCCTGAACATATTGGTGAATGGATCGAGTATTCCACTTCAGTGAATCTTTCCAGATGGAAGAATGAGTTGAAATGTTTATCATTTGAGGGCAAACAGGGATATGTCATCATTTATGTTGAAAATGAAATCGGAAATAATCTTAGAAATTCGCTCACAGAATTGGAGATTACTGATATTTGCATCGATCAAAGCACAATAGAAACATCAACTAATGAAGATACAAAATATCAATTTACCGTATTTCCAAATCCTACACAAAGTGAATTTATATTCAGTCAATCGTCAGATCAGAAACTACGTACAGAATTATTTATTTATAACCAAATGGGTCAATTGGTTGATCAATTCCAACTTACGTCTACACAACACAATTTAAATTTTGGAAAAAACTACATATCTGGATTTTATATTTTAAAAACTAAAATGGGAAACAAAACACATTATACCAAATTAATTAAACAATCCCATTAA
- a CDS encoding TlpA family protein disulfide reductase: MLKSVNIFINILLLSSLFLQAQQPSPSRVITETSRPTEKINKTFPYDIDLKNADGQVVNSSKLFKKNKRATVLLFWMTTCGPCRMELNAISGKFDTWKKKTDFDFYAISIDFSDRVEQFNTRVKESKWPFPAYMDIHREFRSVMPGELNGLPQLFVLDHKGTVLYHTRRYMPGDEDKLFEALQKL; the protein is encoded by the coding sequence ATGCTTAAATCCGTAAATATATTCATAAACATCTTACTTTTATCAAGTCTCTTCCTCCAAGCCCAACAACCCTCCCCCTCCCGCGTCATCACCGAAACCAGTCGCCCTACAGAAAAGATCAATAAAACATTTCCTTACGATATCGATCTGAAAAATGCGGATGGACAAGTAGTCAATTCATCCAAACTATTCAAAAAAAATAAACGCGCTACGGTTTTGCTTTTTTGGATGACAACATGTGGACCATGTAGAATGGAACTTAATGCCATCTCTGGCAAATTCGATACCTGGAAGAAAAAAACAGATTTTGATTTCTATGCTATATCCATCGATTTTTCAGATCGAGTTGAACAATTTAACACCAGGGTCAAAGAAAGTAAATGGCCTTTTCCGGCTTATATGGATATCCATCGGGAATTTCGATCGGTCATGCCAGGCGAATTAAATGGCTTGCCCCAATTATTTGTTCTGGATCATAAGGGTACCGTCTTGTATCATACGAGAAGGTATATGCCAGGAGATGAAGATAAATTGTTTGAGGCACTGCAGAAATTGTAA